Within Candidatus Angelobacter sp., the genomic segment TGATTCTCGGAAGGCGCGATGAGCCTATGTTCGCAACCGTTTAGCCTCTTGGAGAACACATCCCGCGCCTTGCGGTCATAGACGATATAAACGATGCCCATGCCGCCCTGCAAAATCCGACGGACTTCCCAGCGCTCTTGGATCACGTCGCCGATGTTCCAATTTGAAGCGCTCACGTTTGCAGTCGGGTTAAATCAATTCTTCGCCCCCGCAAGTTCCTCCTCGAAATCCACGATCTCTTTGATCTGCACCAGAAACCAACGGTCGATTTTCGTCAGGTTGAAAATCTCCTCGATGGTGAAGCCGGCGCGCAGGGCGTGGCGGATGAAGAAGATGCGTTCGGCGTTGGGCACGCTCAGTTTGCGGCTGATGACGTCGCGCGGGAGGATGTCGCGGTCGCCATAGACTTCTGTGCCGATGCGCCACGGCTTGCCGTCGCCGCCCAGGCCGCTGCGGCCAATCTCCAGCGAGCGCAGGCATTTTTGCAGGCTTTCCTTGAACGTGCGCCCGATGGCCATCGCTTCGCCGACGCTTTTCATCTGCGTGGTGAGCGTGGGGTCGGCCTGCGGGAATTTCTCGAAGGCAAAGCGCGGAATCTTGGTGACCACGTAATCAATGGTCGGCTCGAAGCTGGCCGGGGTTTCGCGCGTGATGTCGTTTTTGATTTCGTCGAGCAGGTAGCCAACGGCGAGCTTGGCAGCGATTTTCGCGATGGGAAATCCGGTGGCCTTGGACGCGAGCGCGGAGCTGCGGCTGACGCGCGGGTTCATCTCGATGATGACCATGCGGCCGTTCTCGGGGCTGACGCCGAACTGAATGTTCGAGCCGCCGGTCTCCACGCCCACGGCGCGGATGACGGCGAAGCTCTGGTCGCGCATGATCTGAAATTCCTTGTCGGTCAGCGTCTGGATGGGTGCGACGGTGATGCTGTCACCGGTATGGACGCCCATGGGGTCAAAGTTCTCGATGGAGCAGATGATGACGCAGTTGTCGGCCTTGTCGCGCATCACTTCCATCTCGTATTCCTTCCAGCCGAGGAGGGATTCTTCGATGAGGATTTCGTTCACGGGCGAAAGCTCGATGCCGCGTTTGGCGATCTCCTCGAATTCCTCGCGGTTGTAACCGATGCCACCGCCCGTGCCGCCGAGCGTGAACGCGGGCCGGATGATGAGCGGGAACTTGCCGATCTTGTCGGCCACGGCGCGGGCTTCGTCCATGTTGTGCGCCGTGCCGGAGATGGGAACGTCGAGGCCGATGCTCAACATGAGGTCTTTGAAAATCTGGCGGTCTTCGCCTTTCTGGATGGCCTCGGGTTTCGCGCCGATCATCTCGATGCCGTATTTGTCCAAAACGCCGGAGCGGTGCAGGGCCATTGCGGTATTCAAAGCGGTCTGACCGCCGAGCGTGGGGAGCAGGACGAGTTTGTGCGGTCGGGTGGCACGGCCAACCTGGCCGTGCTGGTCGGCAACCTGCCGACCAGAACCGGCGGGCAGGTTGCCCGCCGGAACGGGCTCATTGCCCGCTCCACCCATTTCTACAGGGACGCCCATCTTCCGCATTTCTTCCAACTCGCGGACGATGATTTTCTCCACGCACTCGGGCGTGATCGGTTCGATGTAGGTGCGGTCGGCGAACTCCGGATCAGTCATGATGGTGGCCGGATTGGAGTTGATGAGGACGACGCGGTAGCCTTCTTCGCGCAACGCTTTGCAGGCTTGCGTGCCGGAATAATCGAACTCACACGCCTGCCCAATGATGATGGGGCCGGCGCCGATGATTAACACGGAATGGATGTCAGTTCTTTTTGGCATCTGAAAAATCTTATCGCCGTCGCGCCACTGGTGCGGTGAACCGCCGCGGTTTACCGAGCCGCGGTCCGCGTTTGGGCTTCAGTTCAAACGGCTACGGATGAAACACGGAACGGCTGCAATTGGCGAATGTTTTTTGCCTGAAAGTGAGCGTGGCATCCGTCGCGCTTGACGGACGACGAAATTGGCTGTGCTGTAGCGCGCATGATTCCTTTGAAACCCGGCGGAGCCCGAACGATTTCCGGACCGCAACAGCGGGTTCTTGCGTCGTTGGAGCGATTCGTCCTGCCCGGTTTGGGTTGTTTTCTGGCGTTCCTCGCTTCCGCTGCCGACCCTGAAACCCCGCATCTCTGGCATCCGGTTCGGGATGACGTTTACCTCCAGGAGATCGGACGAAAGGTATTGTCCGATGAACCGCTCAATACAGTTGCCGTGTTTGCACAGAAGGTCTATGTCGGTTCCGGCAAAGGACTTTACCGGCTGAACGACGACAAACTGGAACCGGTCCGCGAAATGCGCGAACCCGTTCGCCGACTCGTGACCACGCGCGATGCGCTCTGGGCAATGACGGGTCGCGGACTGTACCGCCTTCAGGGCGGAACGTGGAAAAAGATTTCCGATGAGCCGGTGGCCGATGTGACCGGGCATCTGAGCGAGGTGATCGCCGCCAGCGGCGCCCGCTTGTGGCGAGTGCACGGCGACCAGATCGAGGCGTTGTCCACCAACGAAGCCCCCTTTGCGATCAATCGCGTGATCTCTCATTGCGAGACACTGTACGTGCAGGGCGGTGACCGTCTGACGTTCGTCAATGGCCAGGGGTTCGGCGGGCTCGACGTTTACAGCTTTGCCGCGGATCAAGGCTGGGATTGGGGTGATCTGCCGTCGCGAACAGTTCGTGACGCATTGAGCCTGGGGAAGGAACTTTATCTCGCCACCGATCGCGGGCTGGGCGTGTGGCGCGGAATGGTGCTGGCGTCGATTCGCGGTGAACAAGGTTTGTGCTATGAGGACACGACCTGTCTGGCGCGCGGGTTCACGAATGATTTGTGGATCGGCACAATCCGTGGCGCGATTCGGATGACGAATGGCCGGTTTCATTATTTTGCCGGACAACGCTGGCTTCCGGCTGATCGCGTCAATGCGATAGCCGCCGACGAACGCACCGTGTACATCGCCACGCCAGACGGGCTTGGGATCATCGAGTACGAACCTTACACGCTGTCGAAGAAAGCGGCCTATTACGAACGGCATCTTGAGGAATGGGGCCAGAAGCGGCTCGGCTTCACGCACAAACTCGAATGGGACGACGGCCTGAAACAATACGTCCGCGAAATCAGTGACAACGACGGCGGTTACAGCGGCGACTATCTCGCCGCGCAGTCGTATCGCTACGCCGTGACGAAAGATCCCGAAGCGCACAAGGAAGCGGTGAACACGTTCCAGGCGCTGCGCTGGCTCGAAGCGATGACTGGCATTCCCGGATTCCCCGCGCGCGCGGTCTGGGTGAAAGGATCGTCCGACCACAAATCCATGAGCGGCTCCGGCGGTCTTCCGGCGGAATGGCACGACACCGCCGACGGCCGGTTCGAGTGGAAGGGTGACACTTCGAGCGACGAGATCTGCTCCCACTTTTACGCGACGACTCTGTTTCTGGAACTTGCCGCCCAAGGCGAAGAAAAGGAGCAGGCCAGACAACACCTCGCGAAAATTGCCGCCCACCTGCTCGACCATCACTGGCAGTTGATCGACTTTGACGGCAAACCGACACGCTGGGGGCGTTGGGACCCGGAATACTTTGCAACGGACGAGGGACGCACTGACCGTGGCCTGCAAGCGCTGGAGATCCTTTCGTTCATGAAGACCGCCGCGACACTGACCGGCGACGCGAAATTCGCCGCGGCGTATCAAAAGCTCGTCGAGATGGGTTACCCCGAATACACGGTGCGCCAGCGCAACACGCCGCCGCCGCCCGAGAACATTTCTCATTTCGAGGACCAGCTCGCGTTGTGGTGTTATTGGAACCTGCTCCGGTTTGAGAAGGACCCGCAACTTCGCTCGATTTATCGACGCAGCCTGGAACGCAGCTACGAAGTCATCCGCGTCGAACAAAACCCGTGGTACAACTTCGTGTATGGCGCGCTCACCGGAAACGATTGCGAAGTTGGACCGGCGGCGAATCATCTGCGCGGGTGGCCGCTCGACCTGGTGGTCTGGTCGTACCAGAATTCGCATCGCGCGGATCTCCGCACGCCGGCGGGTTACGTCGCCCTGAACGGCGGTTCGCGAACCTTTCTGCCACGCGAGACCGAACCGCTGAGATGGGACCACTGGTTGATGCAAGCCGACGGGGGCACGGGCGGCCGCGATGTCGCCGAGCCTTCGGGCTGGTTGCTGGCCTACTGGATGGGGAGATACCACGGCTTCATCGAAGCGCCGACCGTCACGGACCCGAAGCTGCTGGTTGTCGAACGCGGACGCACTCGCGCGTTGGCAGTGACACCGTATTCCGGCCCGCCGCGGCCGGTGGGTTTTTGAGCCGTCTTGGCCGCGCCACAATTTCCCCGCGCTCAAAAAAGTTTTTGCTGGTTCCCGGCGGCCGCCTTCAGGCCGAGTTTCTTGTAACTCGATTCCGTTGCCACCCTGCCCTGCGACGTGCGGTTCAAATAACCCTCCATGATGAGGTACGGTTCATAGACTTCCTCGATGGTGTCCGGCTCTTCGCCCACCGCCACGGCCAGCGAGTTGATGCCAACCGGTCCGCCGCCGAACTTCGTGATGACCGCTTCGAGAATGCGCTTGTCCATTTCGTCGAGGCCGTTCTGGTCAATCTCCAGCATTGCCAGCGCCTTGTCCGCCACGGCGGAAGTGATGCGGCCGTCGTGTTTGACCTGGGCGTAATCGCGAACGCGGCGCAGCAGATTGTTCGCGATGCGCGGTGTGCCGCGACTGCGCCGGGCGATTTCGTGCGCGCCTTTGTCGTCCACCTCCACGTTTAACAACCGCGCGGAGCGGACGATGATACTCTGCAATTGATCTGCGTGATAATAATCCAACCGTTCACGCATCCCAAAACGCGTGAGCAAGGGCGCGCTCAAAAGTCCGCTGCGCGTCGTAGCGCCGATGAGCGTGAAGCGCGGAAGATTCAGGCGAACGCTGCGGGCGTTCGGGCCTTGATCGATGATGATATCGAGTTTGAAATCTTCCATCGCCGGATAGAGGTATTCCTCGATGGTTTTTTGCAGGCGATGGATTTCGTCAATGAACAGCACGTCGCCCTCTTCGAGATTTGTGAGCAGGCCGGCAAGGTCGGCGGCCTTCTCGATGGTCGGACCGCTGGTGCTCTTGAGATTGGCGCCCATCGCCTTTGCGAGGATGTTTGCGAGTGTGGTCTTGCCGAGACCGGGGGGGCCGTTGAGCAGGATGTGGTCGAGCGCCTCACCGCGTTGCTTCGCGGCCTGAACGGCGATTTCGAGCCTCTCCTTGACCCTGGCCTGGCCGGTAAATTCAGAAAAGAGCGACGGACGAAGCGTCAACTCGAGCGCCGCGTCGGGCTTTGCCAGGACATCCGAAATCATCCGTTCCGCCATCGCGCGACAGGATGCGAGAAGGTGAAACCAGCGGCAAGGGGAAAGACGGACGAACCGTTCCGAAAATGTTGAAAACAGATTTTATTCGTTTACCCTCGGGTCATGTCCCCAAACCGGCCGGCCAAACCGCCTCTCGACATGAAAGAGTCCACGCCTAAATCACCGGAGAAATCGCAACCCGGTCTTACCCGCCGCCACTTCATCAAGACGGGCGCCGCTGCGGCGCTCACCGCGGCTTCGTGGAACCGTGTCCTCGGCGCGAACGAAAGGGTGAACGTCGGCGTCATCGGGTTCGGGCTGATCGGCCGCATTCACACGCGCAATTTCAAGGCGCAACCGGACGCGCAGGTCGTGGCAGTCGCGGAGGCGTATGGGCCACGGATGGAAGCGGCGGCCGGACTGGTCGGCGGCGGCCTTGCGAAATATCGCGATTTCCGAAAATTGCTGGACGATAAAAACATCGATGCCGTCGTCGTCGCCACGCCGGATCATTGGCACGCGTTGATGACCATGCTGGCCTGCGCCGCGGGCAAGGATGTTTACGTCGAGAAACCCTCGTCTTTGTTCGTGCGCGAAGGACGATGGATGATCGACGTGGCCCGCCGCTACAAACGGGTGGTGCAGGTGGGCACGCAGCAGCGATCCGGCGCGCATTACCAGCGGGCGCGCGAATTGGTTCGGGGAGGACGGATCGGCAAACTCGTCTCGGTACAGGTCAGCTACTTCCGCAACGTATCCCCCGGCTTCGGCCATCCGCCTGACGGAGCCCCGCCGCCAGAGCTGGATTACGACGCATGGCTCGGCCCGGCACCGCAACGGCCTTACAATCCGAATCGCGCCATTTATCACTTCCGCTGGTTCTGGGATTATTCGGGTGGCCAGATGACGAACCTGGGCCAGCACTCGCTCGATGTTGTGCATTGGTTCACCGGGGTCAAAGGGGCGAAAGCCGTGACGAGCGCCGGAGGACGACACTTCCTTGAAGACAACTGCGAGGTCCCGGATACACAGGACGCAATCATCGAGTATCCCGGCTTTCAAGCCGTCTGCCAGTGGCGCGAATGCGCGGCGGGAGTGGCGGCGACCGGCATGGGCGGACTGGTATTTCATGGCACAAAAGGCACCCTGCTGCTCGGTCGCGACGGCTTTGAGGTCATTCCGGACAAAAAGGAAAACCCCATCAACATCGTCGCACGCATCATCGGCGGCCATCCGGTCGGCGGCCCGCAACCAGTGCCCGAGCCGCCAAACCAGTTCTGGACCGAACCCGCAAAGGAAACGTCGGGCGATTGGAAGGACCAATACGTCCAGCACGTCCGGAATTTCCTCGATTGCGTGAAGTCGCGGAAGCAACCGAACTCGGATTTGGAAAGCGGCCATCAGGTGGCAACCGTGTGTCACCTGGCGAACATTTCGTTAAGGACCGGTCGAAAAATTCACTGGGACGCGGAAAAGGAAGAAATCATTGGCGACCTGGAATCGGCAAAGATGCTTGCGCGTCCGTATCGAAAGCCCTGGGATGCGGACCTGCGCGCGCTGGGCGTGGTTTAGCGCAACGGTCTGCGGCGGGGGATTTACGCTAGAATTCCAACCGATCTATGAAACGACGACAGTTCATCAAACGAATGGCTCAGACTGCGGCCGTGGTTTCAACCAGCGCCCTGTCCGCCCGACGGGTCCTCGGCGCGAACGAACATGTTCGCATGGGCCTGATCGGCTGCGGAGGGCGCGGAATGTTCGACGCGAAGCTGATGCGCGACGCGTCCAACGTCGAATTCGTCGCCGTGTGTGATTTGTACCCACCGCGGCTGGCCGAGGCCAGGGAATGGGCCGGACCTTCGGCGAAGGCGTACAAGGACTTTCGCCGTCTGCTCGAACAAAAGGACGTGGACGCCGTCCTCATCGCCACGCCCGACCATTGGCACGCGATACCCACCATGCTCGCCTGTCAGGCCGGCAAGGACGTGTACGTGGAGAAACCGCTGAGCCACAATGTTCGGGAAGGCCGCGCCATGATCGAGGCGGCACGGCGGCACAACCGCATCGTTCAGGTGGGAACCCAGCAACGCTCCGCGCCGCATTATGCGGAAGTGGCGCGCATCATTCAAAGCGGTGAACTGGGGCGCGTCCACTTCGTGCGCATCTGGAATTACGTGAACATGTACCCGGACGGGATCGGACGCGCGCCTGATTCCGCTCCGCCCGAAGGTGTGGATTGGGACATGTATCTCGGCCCCGCACCGTATGTTCCGTTCAACAAGAATCGCTTCGTTGGCACGTTTCGGTGGTTCTGGGATTACGGGGGTGGGCTGGTCACGGACTTCGGCATTCATCGTTTCGACAGCATGCACCAGATCATGAACGCGGTCGAACCGATGAGCATAAGCGCGTCGGGCGGGCGCTACGGGCTGACCGATGGCGCGGAAACACCCGACATCGTGCAGGTCACTTACGAGTACCCCGGCTTCGTGCTGAGCTACGAGGCCTCCATGTTGAACGCACACGGCGCGGGCGGGCGGACGCCCGGCAAGAAATATTACCAGGCTCGCGGCGCGGATGACCGGCCGCACGGCGAAGCCTATCACGGCACGAATGGAACGCTCATCGTGGATCGCCTGGGTTTTGAAATCTACCCGGAATCAGGCAACCCGTCAGGACCGGGTGCGGCCGGACGTGAGCGGGCCACTGAGGGCTTCCGAATGGCGCGAAAGGAAGTGTCCGCCGACGACGCCACGGCGCTGCACACGCAGCATTTCATCGAGTGTGTGCGGTCGCGAAAGAAGCCCGCGGCCGACGTGGAGGTTGGCCATCGTTCCACGATCGTGTCGCACCTTGGGAATATTGCTTTTCGCACCGGTCACAAAATCCGTTGGGATGCGGCGAAGGAGCAGATCCTGGACGATGTGGTAGCTTCCAGGCTGCTCGGGCGACAGGCTCGGAAGCCCTGGGATATGATTTAATGCAATGAACGGACGCGAACCCACACGCCTGACTTCGTCTGCGATAACGCGACGGGAGATGTTTGGCTTGATGGCTGCCGCCGCGCCGCTTTGGTACGCTGCGCCATCACTATTCAGCGCGGAAGTCGTGACGCACAAGCGTCTCGGCGTTGGAACTTACTCTTACGGCCTTCACTGGCGGGCGGCTCGCGAAGAGAATCCGAAAGCCACGTTCAAGGATCCGCTCGGGTTTCTGGAGTACTGCCACAAACTCGGCGCGGGCGGCGTGCAGATGGTGATCGGTCCGCGCGATGCGAGTTACACGGCGCAGCTGCGCGCGCGAGCCGAAGGTTGGGAGATGTACCTCGAAGGCGACGCGAGACTGCCCAAGGACAGGTCGGATGTCCACCGGTTCGATGCCGAGGTACGAACCGCCCGGGAAGCCGGTGCGGAAGTTGTGCGCACGGCGATGTTGGGCGGGCGTCGCTATGAGACGTTCGATTCGCCGGAAGCATTCCGCCAATTCACCGAAACGTCATGGAAGTCACTCACGCTGGCCGAGCCGGTTCTCCGAAGGCATCGCGTCAAACTCGCCATCGAGAATCATAAGGACCGGCGGACGGCGGAGTTGGTCGATCTGCTCAAACGAATCAGCAGTGAATGGGTGGGGGTCTGCCTGGATACCGGCAACAATATCGCGTTGCTGGAGGACCCGATAGAGACCGTGGAAGCCCTGGCGACATACGCATTCTCCACACACCTGAAGGACATGGCCGTACAGGAATGCGAGGATGGCTTCCTCCTGTCGGAGGTTCCACTTGGCGAAGGCTTCCTCGATTTAAAGGGGATCGTTGAGCGTTTGCATAAGGCGAATCCGAAGATTCAGTTCAACCTTGAGATGATCACGCGCGATCCGCTCAGGATTCCGTGCCTGACAGTAGAATATTGGGCGACGATGCCGAACGTCCCGGCACGTGAACTGGCCGCGGCGCTGGCGATGGTCCGCCGGAATATTGCGAAAACGGCACTGCCCCGCACGACGGGGCTCGATCCGGACAGCCAATTGGCGCTGGAGGACAAGCACGTCAAAGCATCTTTTGCCTTTGCGCACGCGCGACTCGGATTGTGATCCGACGAGCGGCTTGCGAAGAAACTCCGATCGGAAAAGTCCG encodes:
- a CDS encoding sugar phosphate isomerase/epimerase family protein codes for the protein MNGREPTRLTSSAITRREMFGLMAAAAPLWYAAPSLFSAEVVTHKRLGVGTYSYGLHWRAAREENPKATFKDPLGFLEYCHKLGAGGVQMVIGPRDASYTAQLRARAEGWEMYLEGDARLPKDRSDVHRFDAEVRTAREAGAEVVRTAMLGGRRYETFDSPEAFRQFTETSWKSLTLAEPVLRRHRVKLAIENHKDRRTAELVDLLKRISSEWVGVCLDTGNNIALLEDPIETVEALATYAFSTHLKDMAVQECEDGFLLSEVPLGEGFLDLKGIVERLHKANPKIQFNLEMITRDPLRIPCLTVEYWATMPNVPARELAAALAMVRRNIAKTALPRTTGLDPDSQLALEDKHVKASFAFAHARLGL
- the ruvB gene encoding Holliday junction branch migration DNA helicase RuvB; amino-acid sequence: MAERMISDVLAKPDAALELTLRPSLFSEFTGQARVKERLEIAVQAAKQRGEALDHILLNGPPGLGKTTLANILAKAMGANLKSTSGPTIEKAADLAGLLTNLEEGDVLFIDEIHRLQKTIEEYLYPAMEDFKLDIIIDQGPNARSVRLNLPRFTLIGATTRSGLLSAPLLTRFGMRERLDYYHADQLQSIIVRSARLLNVEVDDKGAHEIARRSRGTPRIANNLLRRVRDYAQVKHDGRITSAVADKALAMLEIDQNGLDEMDKRILEAVITKFGGGPVGINSLAVAVGEEPDTIEEVYEPYLIMEGYLNRTSQGRVATESSYKKLGLKAAAGNQQKLF
- a CDS encoding Gfo/Idh/MocA family oxidoreductase, with the protein product MKRRQFIKRMAQTAAVVSTSALSARRVLGANEHVRMGLIGCGGRGMFDAKLMRDASNVEFVAVCDLYPPRLAEAREWAGPSAKAYKDFRRLLEQKDVDAVLIATPDHWHAIPTMLACQAGKDVYVEKPLSHNVREGRAMIEAARRHNRIVQVGTQQRSAPHYAEVARIIQSGELGRVHFVRIWNYVNMYPDGIGRAPDSAPPEGVDWDMYLGPAPYVPFNKNRFVGTFRWFWDYGGGLVTDFGIHRFDSMHQIMNAVEPMSISASGGRYGLTDGAETPDIVQVTYEYPGFVLSYEASMLNAHGAGGRTPGKKYYQARGADDRPHGEAYHGTNGTLIVDRLGFEIYPESGNPSGPGAAGRERATEGFRMARKEVSADDATALHTQHFIECVRSRKKPAADVEVGHRSTIVSHLGNIAFRTGHKIRWDAAKEQILDDVVASRLLGRQARKPWDMI
- a CDS encoding Gfo/Idh/MocA family oxidoreductase, with product MSPNRPAKPPLDMKESTPKSPEKSQPGLTRRHFIKTGAAAALTAASWNRVLGANERVNVGVIGFGLIGRIHTRNFKAQPDAQVVAVAEAYGPRMEAAAGLVGGGLAKYRDFRKLLDDKNIDAVVVATPDHWHALMTMLACAAGKDVYVEKPSSLFVREGRWMIDVARRYKRVVQVGTQQRSGAHYQRARELVRGGRIGKLVSVQVSYFRNVSPGFGHPPDGAPPPELDYDAWLGPAPQRPYNPNRAIYHFRWFWDYSGGQMTNLGQHSLDVVHWFTGVKGAKAVTSAGGRHFLEDNCEVPDTQDAIIEYPGFQAVCQWRECAAGVAATGMGGLVFHGTKGTLLLGRDGFEVIPDKKENPINIVARIIGGHPVGGPQPVPEPPNQFWTEPAKETSGDWKDQYVQHVRNFLDCVKSRKQPNSDLESGHQVATVCHLANISLRTGRKIHWDAEKEEIIGDLESAKMLARPYRKPWDADLRALGVV
- the carB gene encoding carbamoyl-phosphate synthase large subunit, which encodes MPKRTDIHSVLIIGAGPIIIGQACEFDYSGTQACKALREEGYRVVLINSNPATIMTDPEFADRTYIEPITPECVEKIIVRELEEMRKMGVPVEMGGAGNEPVPAGNLPAGSGRQVADQHGQVGRATRPHKLVLLPTLGGQTALNTAMALHRSGVLDKYGIEMIGAKPEAIQKGEDRQIFKDLMLSIGLDVPISGTAHNMDEARAVADKIGKFPLIIRPAFTLGGTGGGIGYNREEFEEIAKRGIELSPVNEILIEESLLGWKEYEMEVMRDKADNCVIICSIENFDPMGVHTGDSITVAPIQTLTDKEFQIMRDQSFAVIRAVGVETGGSNIQFGVSPENGRMVIIEMNPRVSRSSALASKATGFPIAKIAAKLAVGYLLDEIKNDITRETPASFEPTIDYVVTKIPRFAFEKFPQADPTLTTQMKSVGEAMAIGRTFKESLQKCLRSLEIGRSGLGGDGKPWRIGTEVYGDRDILPRDVISRKLSVPNAERIFFIRHALRAGFTIEEIFNLTKIDRWFLVQIKEIVDFEEELAGAKN